A genomic window from Chlorobium phaeobacteroides DSM 266 includes:
- the trmB gene encoding tRNA (guanine(46)-N(7))-methyltransferase TrmB: MDSRETLCENPVIITDRDAWKEINLKDAGTIEVEIGFGSGEYLLRRASEYPERLFIGIEKKPGMITEVSKRVASHNLNNIRLLESCAKDAFADLFPANSISRVYSLFPDPWPKRKHLHYRLFSSEYLRLLNNRLIFGSEALIVTDSEDYCNWMLKQLPDTGFEVENSIIPPQFDTRFERKWLEQNFNTFFRILLKKARHIET; the protein is encoded by the coding sequence ATGGATAGCAGAGAAACATTGTGCGAGAACCCCGTCATTATCACAGACCGGGATGCATGGAAGGAGATAAATCTGAAGGATGCCGGAACGATCGAAGTTGAAATAGGCTTCGGCAGCGGCGAGTATCTTCTCAGAAGAGCATCGGAATACCCTGAAAGACTGTTTATCGGCATCGAAAAGAAACCCGGAATGATAACGGAGGTTTCAAAAAGAGTTGCAAGCCATAACCTCAATAATATCCGGTTGCTCGAGTCGTGCGCCAAAGACGCCTTCGCCGACCTCTTCCCTGCAAATTCGATTTCACGTGTCTATTCGCTCTTTCCCGACCCCTGGCCAAAAAGAAAACATCTCCACTACAGACTCTTTTCATCGGAATACCTGCGACTGCTCAATAACCGGCTTATTTTCGGCTCCGAGGCGCTCATCGTAACCGACAGCGAAGATTACTGCAACTGGATGCTGAAACAGCTACCCGATACCGGCTTCGAGGTTGAAAACAGCATCATACCACCGCAATTCGATACCAGATTCGAACGGAAATGGCTGGAGCAGAACTTCAACACATTCTTCAGAATTCTGCTCAAAAAAGCACGGCACATCGAAACCTGA
- a CDS encoding patatin-like phospholipase family protein, whose protein sequence is MAKYRVLSLDGGGIKGLLTTVILQRIVATRGLENFLDTIDLVAGTSTGGLIALSLAHGVALPKIRNTYVEGGPKVFDDSWLDDIADLGKILGADYELKGLRNELNMLLGNTTLGQLTKRVLIATFDLDNENPDPGRRTWKPKLFHNFPGPNNDRDALAVDVGLYTSSMPTYFPAVDGFIDGGVYATNPAICALAQTQDVRYAPTPSLNEVYLLSLGTGISLQYIEGKSLDWGYAKWVKPLINLMTDGTSGIADYQCRQIMGNRYCRLAPVFPVGTTIPADDIDRIPYLIDFAESVNLEEVTKWLKHTWLPT, encoded by the coding sequence ATGGCCAAATACAGGGTTCTATCTCTTGACGGTGGAGGTATAAAGGGCCTCCTCACGACGGTAATTCTTCAGAGAATCGTTGCCACGCGCGGCCTTGAGAATTTCCTCGATACCATCGATCTGGTTGCCGGCACATCTACCGGAGGACTGATCGCGTTGAGCCTTGCCCATGGGGTGGCTCTTCCAAAGATCAGGAATACATACGTCGAAGGCGGGCCGAAGGTCTTTGACGACTCCTGGCTCGACGATATCGCTGACCTCGGAAAGATACTGGGCGCAGACTATGAGCTCAAAGGCCTTCGGAACGAACTGAACATGCTCCTGGGAAATACCACACTGGGCCAGTTGACCAAACGCGTATTGATTGCGACGTTCGACCTCGACAACGAAAACCCGGATCCCGGTCGCCGTACATGGAAACCGAAACTGTTTCATAACTTTCCCGGCCCGAACAACGACCGAGATGCTCTTGCCGTAGACGTCGGACTCTACACCAGTTCGATGCCAACCTACTTCCCGGCTGTCGACGGATTCATTGATGGTGGGGTTTACGCCACAAACCCGGCCATATGCGCACTTGCCCAAACTCAGGACGTACGGTATGCGCCCACCCCGTCATTAAACGAAGTGTACCTGTTATCATTGGGCACCGGTATAAGTCTACAGTACATTGAGGGCAAGTCCCTCGACTGGGGCTACGCCAAATGGGTCAAACCGTTGATTAACCTTATGACCGACGGAACTTCAGGAATTGCGGATTATCAGTGCCGCCAGATAATGGGAAACCGTTATTGCCGTCTGGCACCGGTTTTTCCGGTCGGGACTACGATTCCGGCTGACGATATTGACAGGATCCCCTATCTGATCGATTTTGCGGAATCAGTTAATCTCGAAGAGGTTACGAAATGGCTTAAGCATACGTGGCTCCCGACCTGA
- a CDS encoding fibrobacter succinogenes major paralogous domain-containing protein yields the protein MPGLLKTALLLFLTVLITGCSALNNTDQHAEYQIYGKSNGDYDGSTGKMDYQGYTYKVVRIGALWWMAENLRCTKYNDGSAIQEVTDNSAWKSSSIGALCDYGNNPANGNVYGKLYNWHSVKTGKLHPPGWHIPGDKEWTALTDHLKGISVAGGKLKETGIEHWEAMNVGATNESGFTALGGGNRNETGAFDFIRKYSYFWSASEKDDNSAWARKLGYYGTEVLRYNYSRNCGFSVRCVRN from the coding sequence ATGCCCGGCCTGTTGAAAACGGCCTTGCTGCTGTTTTTGACGGTGCTGATAACCGGCTGCAGCGCATTGAACAACACTGATCAACATGCTGAATATCAAATCTACGGCAAATCGAACGGCGACTATGACGGGTCAACAGGAAAAATGGATTACCAGGGCTATACCTACAAAGTTGTCAGAATAGGTGCACTTTGGTGGATGGCGGAGAATTTGAGATGCACGAAGTACAACGACGGCTCTGCCATTCAGGAAGTAACGGACAACTCGGCATGGAAAAGCTCCTCAATCGGCGCCCTTTGCGACTATGGTAACAACCCGGCAAATGGCAACGTATACGGCAAGCTGTACAACTGGCATTCGGTGAAGACAGGAAAACTCCATCCTCCGGGCTGGCATATTCCCGGTGATAAAGAATGGACAGCATTGACCGATCATCTTAAGGGTATTTCAGTTGCCGGAGGCAAGCTTAAAGAAACGGGCATCGAGCATTGGGAAGCCATGAACGTCGGCGCTACGAACGAAAGCGGTTTTACGGCATTAGGAGGCGGCAATCGCAACGAAACAGGGGCATTTGACTTCATCCGGAAGTATAGCTACTTCTGGTCCGCATCAGAAAAGGATGATAACAGCGCCTGGGCTCGTAAACTTGGCTATTACGGCACGGAAGTCCTTCGTTACAACTACAGCAGGAACTGCGGTTTTTCCGTTCGCTGCGTCAGGAATTAA